The Gemmatimonas sp. genomic sequence CATTGCCACGATTCAGCAGCAGGAGCGCGCCCGCACCGGCATCAGCAGCCTCAAGGTGGGCTACAACAAGGTCTTCGGCTACTTCCTTGAGATCTCGAACGCCAACCGGCACCTGGTGCCCGACGACTACCAGCGGCGTCAGACGCTCACCGGTGCCGAGCGGTACGTCACGCCGGCGCTCAAGGAGTACGAGGAAAAGGTGTTGAGCGCCGCCGAACGGATCGAGGCGCGTGAGCGCGACCTGTTCGAGGCGCTGCGCCGCGACGCCGGGGCCGCGATCATGCGTTGGCAGGCGGTGGCGCGGCGGGTGGCGACGATCGATGTGCTGGCCAGCTTCGCCGACGTGGCGGAGCGCGAGCAGTACGTGCGCCCCGAGCTGCACGACGGCTTCGATCTCGAAATCACGGCCGGTCGGCATCCTGTGGTGGAGCGCATGATGGCGCGCGAGAAGTTCATCCCCAACGATCTCGCCCTCACGGAGGAGGCGCAGCTGATCGTGCTCACCGGCCCCAACATGGCCGGCAAGAGCACCATCCTGCGCCAGATCGGCCTCATCCAGCTGTTGGCGCAGGTGGGCGCCTACGTGCCCGCGCGCAAGGCGCGCCTGCCCATCGTGGACCGGCTGTTCACGCGCGTGGGGGCAAGCGACAATTTGGTGCGCGGGCAGTCCACCTTCATGGTGGAGATGAGCGAAACGAGCGCGATTCTGCACACGGCCACGAAGCACTCGCTGGTGCTGCTCGACGAGATCGGACGCGGCACAAGCACGTACGATGGCGTAAGCATCGCGTGGAGCGTGAGCGAACATCTGCACGACGCGATCGGCTGCAAGACGGTGTTCGCCACGCACTATCACGAGCTCACGCAGCTCGCGAACGAGCTGGGGGGGGTGCGCAACTTCACGGTGGCCGTGCGGGAGGTCGGCGATCAGGTGCTGTTCCTGCACCGCCTCATTCCGGGTGGCGCCGATCGCAGCTACGGCATCGAGGTAGGGAGGCTGGCCGGGCTCCCGGCCCCGGTGATCACACGCGCCAAGGAAGTCCTCGCGCTGTTGGAAGGTGAAGGAGAGCAGATGGCCGCGCGCCTGACGGCCGACGGCATGCAGGCGCCGGCGAGCACCCGGCGCCGCGGGCCTCGCCTCAAGCATCAGCTGCACGCCGACCAGCTGGGCTTCTTCGCCGAACCGGTGACGCCGGTGGATGCGGCCGCCACGCGCCTCAAGGCGGCGGTGACGGCGCTCGACACCGACAGCATGACCCCGCTCGAGGCGCTCACCACGCTGGCGGCGCTCAAGAAGGGCGCGGCGGCGCCATAATGAGCAGGGCGGTGACGGCGGCGGCGCCACCCAAGCCGTCCAAGGCCGAGCTGGCCGCGGCGGTGCACAAGGTCGTCCCCGACCTGGTGGCGCCCAACCTCACCGTGCTCTTCTGCGGTATCAATCCGGGGCTGTACACCGCCGCCATCGGGCACCACTTCGGTCGCCCCGGCAACCGGTTCTGGCCGGCGCTGCACGGCGCGGGTTTCACGCCGCGGCTGTTCAAGCCGTGGGAGGAGCACGAGCTGCTGCCGCTGGGGTATGGCATCACCAACATGGTCCCGCGCACCACGGCTGCAGCGTCGGAGCTTCGCCCCGAGGAGTACGTGGCCGGCGGCGCCCGTCTGGCGCACCTCGTCCGCCGCTGCACACCGCGTGTGGTGGCCTTCCTGGGGATCGGCGCGTACCGTACGGCATTCGGCCGCCCCAAGGCGCAGCTGGGTTTGCAGCCGGAGCCGCTCGAAGGCAGTCGGCTGTGGGCCCTTCCGAGCCCGAGCGGGCTCAACGCCAATCATCAGCTTTCGGATCTCATCGCGATGTTGCGTGCGCTGCGCCTCTGGGTGGAATCCCCTGCGGCGCGCGACCGCTGACCCGTTTCGGCCCCCCTCATGACTGCCACTTCCTCGTCCGCTCGCGGCCTTCGCCGTCGTTCCCGCGCGACCACTGCCATGATCGCGCTGTCCGCCTTCGGCTTCGTGGGCCTCACCGGCGCCTTTGCGGGGTGCAGCGAGGGGGAGCCGGCGCCGGCGGATACGGGGACCACGCTGGAGACGGGGCCGAGAACGCCGGGCTACGGCGTGGAGGTGGTAGCCGAGTTCCCGCACGACACTGGGGCCTTCACGCAGGGGTTGCTCTGGCACGAGGGCAAACTGTTCGAAAGCACGGGCACCGTGGGGAAGTCGGGCATTCGTGAGGTGGCCCTGGCCTCGGGTAGGGCGCTCCGCCAGCAGCCGCTGGAGGAGCCGCATTTCGGTGAAGGCATCGTGATTCTCGGTGGCACGCTGTACCAGATCACCTGGCAGAGCGGCAAGGCGTTCACCTACGACTGGAAGACCTTCACGCGCACCGGGGAACTGCGCTACGACGGTGAAGGGTGGGGACTCACCACCGACGGCACGTCGCTCATCATGAGCAACGGCAGCAACACGCTCATTTACCGTGATCCGAAGACCTTCGCCGCGCAGAAGGCCGTGACGGTGACCGATCGCGGCAACATGGTGTCGCAGCTCAACGAGCTGGAGTGGGTGAAGGGGGAAATCTGGGCCAACGTGTGGCAGAAGGATTCGATCGCGCGTATCGACCCTGCCACCGGGAACGTGACGGGGTGGATCGATCTCACCGGCCTCCTGCCACAGCTCGATCGCACCGGCAAGGAGGATGTGCTCAACGGCATCGCGTACGACGCGGCCACCGACCGCATTCATGTGACCGGCAAGCTGTGGCCCAAGCTGTACGAGATTCGGCTCAAGGCGAAGTAGCGAGGCACTGAGAACGTCAGCGACGAAACACCGACTCCCCCGGAGATCACGTGATGTCCGGGGGAGTTTGTAGTTCCTGGTACGAGTTGTTGGTCGTCAGTGCAACCGCAATCGCAACCGCAATCGCAACCGCAACCGCAACCGCAACCGCAACCGCCTACCGCAGCCGCACGATGCCGTAGCGCAAGGCGGCCGGCGGCAGCGCGCCGTTGCTGGAGAGCTGCACGAGGGCGCGCTGGCCGGCGGGAACGCTGAAGCGGAGATACGCGCTCGTCCCGCCGGCCAACACGATGCGCTGCGGGGCGTTGCTGTTGAGGGTGCGCGTGGCGATGGGATACACCCCCAACGCCGCCCCGCCGCTGAGCCGCAGTCCCGGAAAGATGCTGCGGAAGTTCCACGCGGGATTCACGAACCGCGCCCCGAGACCGGCGGTGGTGGCGGCGCTGAAGTCATCCGCGATGAGCGAAACGGACCAATCGCGCAGGTACTCGGCAAAGCCGCCGCCGCCGAGTACCTGCTGCAGGTTGGCCACGCCGGTCGTGGTGGAGTTGACGAGCTGCCGCAGGAAGGTGGCCTCGCCGTTCGCCCCCTGCCGCGCCGCGGCAAAGCGCAGGAAGTTCCAGATCGCACCGCGGGTGGCGAGGGAATCGTTGGGCGCGTAGGGCGAGTTGGTTTCCGGCGCGATGAGAAAGCCGTAGAAGCGCGAGAAGTTCTGCGAGGCGTACGTGGTGAAGTTCTCGGCGCGCAGGCCGTTCACGTCGCTGAGCACGAGGTTGCTGCGCGACGAGTACCCGCTGATGCGCAGGTACAGCAGCTCTTCGGCCAGATGCGAGAGCCCCTCATCGAGCCACACCTGCTCGGTGGTGGTGCCGGCGCCGTTCACGTAGAGCCGCCGTGACGCGTTGATGAGGTGCTGCAGTTCGTGCGCGATGGTGTTGAGGTTGAGTCGCGTCACCACATCCTTGGCCCGACGGTTGCCGTTCACCAGCCCCTCGGGGTCGGGCACGAGCAGATAGAACATCTCCTGCTCGTTGGACGTGGCGCAGGCCGGCAGGCTGTTGCGCGCCGTTCGGGGATACAGATCCCGCGCGAAGAAGAAGCCGCCAATCGTGAAGTTCGAGTTGGCCGGTGTGAGCTGATTCACCGCCCGCGTGTAGAACAGGATGATGCGGCCGTACTGCGAGATGTTGGACGGCGCGCCGAAGGCGGCGGTGTCCATGGGGAAGACCAGCGTATCGAAGGTGGCCGCAATGGAGGCGAACTCCGCGTCGGTGTAGCCCCCCGCGGGGTTCTCCTTGTCGCTCACCACCAGCGCGCGCGTGCCCACGGCTGCGACCCGACCGGTGCGGGTATCGGCATTGCTGCACGCCTGACTCGAGTTGGCGTTCAGCCTGATGTCGTCCCCCACCCTGATCGGGGTGAGGGCCGCCTGGGCGCGCGGTTCCTGGTGCCACTGCTGCGCGACGCCGGCGAGTGGTGGCAACTCCTGTTGTTCGCGCAGCCGCAGCGCCTGCTCGAAGCGCTCTGCCGGGGAGGGCATGTTGCCCAGCAGGGTGCCGGGGGGCATGGCAATCGTGTTGCCGGTGGGAAGGGGTGCCATGAGCGCGGCGGTGGTGGGCGCACGGGTGCCCACCGCGAAGACATCGGCCACGGACGTGAGGCCGAACGACGGCGCGGTGGAGATGACCGTGAGCGCGAACTCCGCGCTGAGCGTGCCCGGCGGCGCCTCGAGGCAGGCGGCGAGGCTGTTGGTCCCCGCCTGCGGATCGACCACTTCACCAACCGCGAGTGTCCGTGCCGCCGTGGGCCCGCAGGGGCTGGAGCCGGCGGCCCCGATGGTAAACAGCACCGTGTCGGCGCGCCCCGAAGCGGCGGCCACGACGCGCGCGGCGCCGGGCGCGAGGGCGGTGACCAGACCGGCGCCATCGACGGAGGCACGCGCCTCATCGAGCGAGGTGAAACTGAAACTCTGCCCCACGATGACGTTACCGAACTGGTCGCGCAGCGAGCCGCGCACCCGCAGCGTATCGCCCACCCCGAGGAAGCCCGCCTCGGGGATGGCCACCATGCTTGCGGCGGGGCCGGGGAGCACGGTGGCAATGAAGGGGGCCGGGTTGACGCCGTTCACCTGCGCACTCAGCCGCGCCGTGCCGGCGGTGATGCCCACCGTCCACGACGTGGTGGCAATGCCGCGGGAATCGGTGGTGCTGCTGGAGGGGTTCGCGGTTCCCGACCCCACACCCACGTCCCAATCCACCCGGCGCCCGGAAACCGGCTTGTTGTCCTTGTCGGTCACGAGTACCGAGAGCGCCGCCGGGAGCGCGGCACCGGCTACGGCCGTCTGCTGGTTGCCCGCCTGAATGACCACGGCGGTGGGGGTGGCGCCGGGACCGGTGCCTTCGCTGGCGCGGCAGGCGCTCAGCAGGATGCTGGAGACGCCAAAGGCGGCAACCACGCGCGGGACACGACGACGGGTGAGAAGCAACGGGCGCATGACGTTGAGCAAGGGGAGACCAATTCGGACATGACCGGCAGCACTGAAACATGACCTGCCGAGTACGACACGTGAATGCAGACGACGGCACATCGTGCGACGCCGCCGGAGGGGGGGCGGTGTACATTCCAGCATGCGTGCCGTAGGACGGTTCCTGCTTATGCCCCTCACCCTGCTCGGCTGTTCCGAGCGGGTGCGACAGGCCCGGCAGCCCCGGTCCGGAAGTGACGCCTGGCTGCGCAACGCGTCGCTTCTCGACCTGCCTGACGAACGCCCTCAGATACTCAACGGCGAACTTCCCTTCCGGTATCCCGTGGCGCAGTACGAGGCCGGGGTGCAGGGGGAGGTGCTGCTGCGGGTGTTCGTCGATTCCGGCGGCCACGTCGTGACCGACAGCACCAGGCTGGTCGAGCCGTCGGGGCACGCCGCCCTCGACAGCGCGGCGCTGGCCGGAGCCTCCCAGCTCCGATTCCGCGCCGCCCGGCGCGGCGGTGTCCCCATTGCGGTTTCGCTGCTGTTTCCCGTGCACTTCCGACACCCGGGGGGGCTTCCTCCCCGGGACTCCCTGCGACCTCCCCCGTGACACCCACCACGATGGCCACCTCGCTCCCCACCGACGTGCCCACCCCGGCGCCGGCAGCCGCCGGCTCCGGCTCCTCCGCAGAACACGTGCGGCACCGCCGTCCCTATGACAGCGTGCTCGAGACGATCGGCTGGACGCCACTCATTCGCCTGGCGCGGGTGGCCAAGGGGATCCGCACGCCGCTGTACGGCAAGGCGGATTTCTTCAATCCGGGCGGCAGTGTGAAGGATCGCATTGGCATGCCCATGATCGAGGCGCACGAGGCGGCGGGGACGCTCAAGCCGGGTGGAACGATCGTGGAGGCGACGAGCGGCAACACGGGGGTGGGGCTGGCCATTGCGGCGGCGCTCAAGGGCTATCGCTGCATTTTCACCATGCCCGACAAGATGAGCCAGGAGAAGGTGCGCCTGCTCAAGGCGTTCGGGGCCGAGGTCATCATCACGCCCACGGCGGTGCCGCCGGATCATCCGCAGAATTACGTGCAGATGGCCAAGCGCATCGTGCGGGAAACGCCGGGCGCGGTACTGGCCGGGCAGTTCGAGAACCCGGCCAATCCGGCGGCCCACGTGGCCACCACAGGCCCCGAACTGTGGGAGCAGACGGAGGGGCGCATCACGCACTTCGTGGCCGGCGCCGGTACGGGCGGCACGATCAGTGGCGTGGCGCGCTACCTCAAGAGCCGGAACCCCAACATCAAGATCATCGCTGCCGACCCGCAGGGGAGTGTGCTGGCCGACCTGTGGCGCACGAAGGGTGAGGGGCATCCCACGGGCGCGCCGTACAAGGTGGAAGGGGTGGGGCAGGACTGCGTCCCGGCCACACTCGACATGGACATCATCGACGAGTTCATCTCGGTGGGGGACAAGGATGCCTTCACCATGGCACGCCGGCTCACGCGCGAAGAGGGGATCTTCGTGGGGGGCAGCGCCGGGATGATTGCGCATGCGGCGCTCACGGTGGCGCGTCGCCTCGATGACCCGAACGCGCTGGTGGTCACCTTCCTGTGCGACACCGGCGAGCGCTATCTCAGCAAGGTGTTCAACGACGAGTGGATGCGCGAAAACCAGCTGCTCGATTCGCCGCACACCAGCATCGAGAGTGTGTTGGGCAACAAGGATGCGAGCGCACCGGCCATCGTGAGCGTCACCACCGGCGCCACGGTACGCCAGGCGATTCGCCTGATGGCGTTGCACAACGTGAGTCAGGTGCCGGTCATGGACGGCGCGGTGTGTGTGGGCAGTGTGGCCGAGTCGCGGCTCACCACGGAATCGCTGGCCGACCCCAAGGCACTCGACAAGACGGTGAGCGATGTCATGGACCAGCCGTTCCCGGTGGTGGAGCACGACGCGCCGGTGGAAGCGGTGGCGAAGCTGCTCTCCAAGTCGAACCGTGCGGTGCTGATGCGCAAGGACGGCGTGGTGCAGGGGATCGTGACGCGCTTCGACGTGCTGGAGTACCTGATGCACCGGTAAGGTGTGGCCGCGCCTGCGGCGCGGCCTTCATGACAAGGGAGGGGGCAGGGGGAAGACTTTCAGAGAAAGGGAGCAGGTGGTTTGCTCTACCTTCTGACGATCTTCCTCCTGCCCCCTTCCTTGTCAACCACAGCGGCGCGCCGCAGGCGCGGCGCCTACCACTCCTTACCCGTCCCGCTCGAACGCCGCATCAAAGCGCACGTCGCTTGGCGGAAAGTCCACCGCCTTCACGCGGGCGCAGGCTTCCCGCGCGCCGAACGCACGGTCCATGCCAATGTCTTCCCACTCCACCGACAGCGGGCCGGTGTAGCCTACCCGGTTGAGCGATCGCACGATCCCCTCGAAATCCACGCGTCCGCGCCCGATGGAGCGGAAGTCCCAGTGGCGATCGCGGTGTCCAAACTCGAGGTGACCGCCGAACACGCCGCTGCGCGTGGGACGGTCGCTCCACCACACGTCCTTCATGTGTACGTGGTAGATGCGATCGCCGAACGTCTCGATGAAAGCGAGATAGTCCACGCCCTGATAGGCGAAGTGCGACGCGTCGAAGTTGAAGCCGAAGGCGCGGCGCCCACCCACGGCCGCCACGGCGCGCTCGGCCGACGAGATATCGAAGGCAATCTCGGTCGGGTGCACCTCGAGGGCGAAGCGCACGCCGACCTCGTCGAAGCTGTCGAGAATGGGATTCCAGCGGTCGGCGAAGTCGCGGAAGCCGGCGTCGATGGCCGACGGCGACACCGGGGGGAACGAATAGAGCAGCGGCCAGATGCGGGAGCCGGTGAAGCCCGGCACCACCGTCACGCCCAGCTTTGCCGCCGCGTGCGCCGTGCGCTGCATCTCCTCAGCGGCGCGTCGTTGCACCCCGGCGGGCGTGCCGTCGCCCCAGACGCGCGGGGGCACAATGGCCTGGTGCCGCTCGTCGATGCGGTCGCACACCGCCTGCCCCACCAGATGATTGCTGATGGCGTGCACCGCGAGGCCATGCTGCGCCAGCAGGTCACGCTGACGCTCAACATACCCATCTTCGCTGACCGCCCGCTCCACATCGAAGTGATCGCCCCAACAAGCGAGCTCGAGACCGTCATACCCCCAGTCACGCGCCATGGCGGCAAGAGTGGCGAGCGGCAGGTCGGCCCACTGGCCGGTGAACAGCGTGACGGGGCGCATGGGATGCAGAACGGGAAGAGGAAGAAGGAAACGGGGAGAACACGGCGAGAACACGGCGAGAAAACGGGGAGAAAACGTCGTCAGGTTGGCGGCGTGTAGGCGGCATCGACCCAGTGACCGCCGCTGCCCACCTCCCCGCCACTGCGCAGCGCCGTCTCGATGAAGTGCACACCAATGGCGCCGTCCTGCACCGTGGGGAAGTCCAGGTCTGCGGGATCGGGCGCGTCGCCGGCCACTCGTGCGGCGATGGTGCGCAGCGCATTGGCATACACATTGGCGAACGCCTCGAAGAAGGCCTCCGGATGCCCCGACGGCAGCCGCGTGGCGCGCTGCGCCTCGGGACTCAGGTAGCCACTGCCCCGCGTGAGCAGCTGTAGCGGACCGTCGACGGGGCGCAGCAGCAGGCGGTTGGGATCTTCCTGGGACCACTCCAGCGAGGCCTGACTGCCGTACACGCGCAGACTGATGCGGTTCTCCTCGCCGGTCGCCACCTGCGAGCAGTGCAGGATGCCACGCAGCCCGTCGTCGTAGCGCAGCAGGAGGTTGGCATCGTCATCCACCCGCCGTCCGGGAATGACCGTGCCCACGTCGGCCATGAGGCGCGAGATGCGCCGTCCCGTGACGTAGCGCGCGAGCTGCTCGGCATGAGAGCCGATATCGCCCAGGGCGCCCGCGCCGGCACGCGCGGGATCGGTGCGCCAGTCGGCCTGTTTCTGCCCGCTCGTTTCGAGCGCGGTGCCGAGCCATCCCTGCGTGTACTCCACCACGACCTTGCGGAGCGTGCCGAGGGCCCCCGACGCCACCATGGCGCGGGCCTGCTTCACCAGGGGATACCCGGAGTAGTTGTGTGTGAGCGCGAAGACGACGCCATGCTCCGCCACCAGGCGGCAGAGCGCCTCGGCATCGGCGAGCGTGGTGGTCATGGGCTTGTCGCAGATCACGTGGAAGCCCCGCGCGATGAAGGCGCGGGCCGCGGCGTAGTGCACGTGGTTGGGCGTCACGATCACCACGACGTCGATGCGATCGCCGGGTGACCGCGCTGCCTCGCCCTCGGCCATCGCCTCGAAGCTGGGATAGCAGCGGGACGGGTCGAGGTGCAGGGCGCGACCCTGCTCGAGCGACTTCTGCGGATTGGTGGAGAAGGCGCCGGCGACCAGCTCGGCCAGTCCGTCCAACTCGGCGGCGCGCCGGTGCACCGCCCCGATGAAGGCGCCCGGGCCTCCCCCCACCATCCCGTAGCGCAGTTTGCGATTCAACGGCATCGATCCTCCAGCAGGGACTCGGCAATCGCCGACAGGTGGACCCCGTGGAACGAGGCCGCCGTCGTGCGCGGGCGCGCGGGCGCCCGATACAACTGCAATTCTAGGTGGTGCCCCATCGCGGGCAAGCAGGGCCCCCAGGCGGCATGCGAGTTCGCAGCAACTGTTGTGACGTTTGTGCTGTCCACGGGGTTGCGCTGATGTCCTTGCCGTTGGTTCCTCATGCCCGTGCTGCCGCCACCATGCTGGTCCTTCGCAGTCTCGCCCTGTGTCTGGCACTGGTCGCCGTTGCTCCGCGGCTCGACGCCCAACGACCCCCGGCAACCCGTTCGCTGCCATCGTCCGGTCCGCTGCGCGTTTTCCTGGACTGTCCAGGGTTCACGAGCGGATGCGCGCTCGACTACTTCGTGGTCGAGCTGCCCTTCGCGAACTGGACCCGCGATCGACTCTTTGCCGACGTGCAGCTGCTCGTCACCACTCTCACCACCGGCAGCGGTGGTACCGAGTGGACCGTTGCATTCATCGGACGCGAACGCTTCGAGGGGATGGTGGACACGCTCTCGACCTCCACGATACCCAACGCCTCGGAAGACGACATCCGCCGGGCGCTCAAGGACGTGTTCGTGCGGGGGCTCTATCGCTATGCGCTGCGCACGCCGCAGGCTTCCGATTTCAGTGTGCGCTATGCCAAGCCGACGGGTTCCGATACCGCCGCGAAGACCATTCGTGACCCGTGGAACTTCTGGGCCTTCGAGACGAGCGTCAATGCGTTCCTCAACGGCGAGCAGCAGCAACGCTTCGCGAATCTGTGGGGCACCTTCGAGGCACGGCACATCACCGAGCGGTGGAAGATCATTGCCGGGCTGGAGACGGAATACAACGAGCAGCGCTTCACGCTGCAGAACTCCCGTGGTGAGCCGCAGACCTTCACCAACATTCTGCGCAACGACGGCGCCCGCATACGCACCGTCCGCCGTCTTTCGCCGCGATGGTCGGTGGGTATGGTGGCCTCCGCCCGCCGCAGCGATTTCCTCAACACCGACCTGGCGTTGCGCAGCGGGCCGGTCGTCGAGGCCAATCTGTTTCCGTGGAGTGAGGCCACGCGCCGTCAGCTGACGGCCAGCTACGCGGTGGCCGTGAATCGTTTCGACTATCGGGAGCGCACGGTGCTGGGTCAGCTCGACGAGACGCGCCCCAACCATGCGCTGACGCTGGCCGCCAACGTGCGGCAGAAATGGGGGAGCGTGGACGTGTCGGCACGCGGGTCGCAGTTCCTGCACGACCTGGCGCGGACCGAGCTGTCCGTGGGCGGATCGGTGAGCCTGCAGCTCGTGAAGGGGCTCTCGCTCACCATCGACGGACGCTACGCGCGCGTGCGCGACCAGCTGTACCTCCCGGGTGATCGACTGAGCAACGAGGAGATTCTCGTGCGACAGCGCGCCCTCGCCACGGGATACTCCTACTTCACCTTCGTGGGCGTGAGCTACACCTTCGGGTCCATCTACAATACGATCGTGAACCCGCGGCTCGACTCGTTCCGCCTGCTCGGCAGCGGCGGGTTCTGATGACAGAGAGGCGCACGAGCGGGACCAAAAAAACACCAGCGAATGCGGTCATTAAGCAGTCAGTGGACTGGCAGTGATTCGGGACCGTCTGTCCAGAGAAAACACTCACGGCCAGACGACAAAACTGCGTTGACAAAGTCTGGCGGCGGTGTTGGATCTGCAACAATTATCCGACAGCTTGGTGCTGTTGAGTAGAGGAAGTGATCGATCTCAGGGCGGTCAGAACGGTGGTACGACAGTCCAATGAAGACGCAGTGGGTAAGCTCCGGTCCGATACGTCTGAACATCGAGTAACCTGGTGCTACCCACTGAAATGAAGTGTACGGATTCGCCTCGTAAGGTAGCACAATGAGAGGCTCAGACGGCGGCTGAGACCACTCGTGACGCGGGACTATGCGCAACGGAGCATTGTTCATGTACCCATAGACTCGCAGCGGATAGCTGAGATTCCCTTTCACCAGGCCAGCAAGATCAAAGTCGGCTGAACCATGTGGCTTGAAGACGCGCACTGTTCCCGGAGCCACGTTGTGCATGCGGTGATAACGTCGACCGGAACGCCGAAGCACTTCCTCCAGCAAACAGTCATAGTTGAACGACGCTGTTGTGACGATCAAATGCGCATGATCTCGAAACCAGTGAGCCCAACGCCAATGCTCAAGTGGCCCATTTGCCAACACATGAGAAAGGAAGCGGTAGGCAAGTGCGAGAAAATGACGCGCCTCTACTTCAGAGTCACTTCCAGCTTGCGCTTGAACACCCACTAACTCTCGCAGCAAATCGAATTGGGTCGCGTCCGGGCGTATGTCTCGCACTCTTTCGAATGCCTCATGAAACCTCGGTAGCGCGTCCCTAAGGTCGACTTCAGGTTGCGAAGGGATCCGAAAAGCCCAGTCTACCGGTCGAGTGACGTCAAGTCCCGTTAGCCCGAGCTGTGAGGTGCAATCAAGCGTAAAGCCATTTCCCACTACAATCGCGAGGTTAACGAGGATCCCGCGTTCTGGTGAGGACTGGAATTCGCTGGTCACTGTCAGTTACTGGATGAGGCGAACAGCCCGTTTGCCCGTGCCGCAGACGCATCTGCCGCTGGGCGGGGGCAACCTGCAATTGCTTACAGCTATTGTTACGAGGCAGAACGGAGAACCTCACACGGCAGCGCCGTCTTGTCTCCGTGCAAATGACTTACTGCACCACGCCCGTCTGCACGAGGTAGTTGCGACCGTCGGCCGTCTGCCGTTCACCGATGCGGCGCTCCGCTGGTATCTCGCCCACCGTGGCTACCGCGCGTTGCGTGGCCACGAGCGCGGCGGTGAGCGCCAGCACACCGGTGAACTGATGCAGCACCCCGAGGGGAATGGGCACGGCGAGCAGCAGCGTGGTCACGCCGAGGACGAGCTGTACGGTAACGACCGTGGCGAAGCCAGCGACGGCGCGCTTCACCGACTGTGGAAGCGACGCCTGCCGCGTGCGCCACGCCAGCGTGAGCACGAGCGCGGTGACGGTGAGCGCGAGCACGCGGTGATGGAACTGCGCCGCCGCGGGGTTCTCGAAGGCGTTGCTCCACCACGGAGTGAGCGTGGCGTAGCCGGGCGGCACCACCTGGCCGCCCATGAGCGGGAATTCGTTGAACACCTTGCCGCCGCGCAGCCCGGCCACGAAGCCACCCGACAGCACGGTGATGGCCAGCAGGGTGGTCGCGCTCACGAGCGCGAGGCGCCACGCAGGTGACGTGCGGGTCCCTTCCTGCAACTCCTCGGCCGTACGCGCCCGCAGCTCACTGTAGGTCCACACGGCCACTGCCAGAATGCCGAGGGCGAGGCCAAGGTGCGCCGTGAGGCGGTAGGCGCTCACGCTGATGCGTTCGACGAGTCCGCTCTGCACCATGTACCAGCCCAGCGCCCCCTGTCCGGCGGTGAGCAGGGGCAGGGCGGTGAGTCGCAGGCGCAGGGCCTTGGGCAGGCGCCCCTGCACGAGAAACACGAGATACGGGATGGCGAACACCAGCCCCACGGTGCGCGCCACGTTCCGGTGAAACCACTCCCACCAGTAGATCCACTTGAACTGCGCCAGCGTGATACCCGCGTGGGTGGTGCTGGCCTGGGGGATCTGCCGGAACTTCTCCAGCTCGAGCGCCCAGGCGGCGTCACTCGACGGTGGCAGGGCGCCCGAGACCGGTTTCCATTCCGTTATGGACAGCCCGCTTTCGGTGAGCCGGGTAATGCCCCCCACCGCCACCGCAAAGAAGACGGCAATGATGGAGGCCAGCAGCCAGCGGCGCAGGGCGAGG encodes the following:
- a CDS encoding COX15/CtaA family protein is translated as MATTTDFGLPGALPERDRLALRRWLLASIIAVFFAVAVGGITRLTESGLSITEWKPVSGALPPSSDAAWALELEKFRQIPQASTTHAGITLAQFKWIYWWEWFHRNVARTVGLVFAIPYLVFLVQGRLPKALRLRLTALPLLTAGQGALGWYMVQSGLVERISVSAYRLTAHLGLALGILAVAVWTYSELRARTAEELQEGTRTSPAWRLALVSATTLLAITVLSGGFVAGLRGGKVFNEFPLMGGQVVPPGYATLTPWWSNAFENPAAAQFHHRVLALTVTALVLTLAWRTRQASLPQSVKRAVAGFATVVTVQLVLGVTTLLLAVPIPLGVLHQFTGVLALTAALVATQRAVATVGEIPAERRIGERQTADGRNYLVQTGVVQ